The following DNA comes from Camelina sativa cultivar DH55 chromosome 14, Cs, whole genome shotgun sequence.
CAATCTTCAGAACAGGAGGAGGCATTTCTTGATATGTTGCCTGATTTTTCCAAGTGTGCATGTGGTGATCCCGATTGTATTGAGGTTTGTGATATCCGTAAGTGGCTTCCAACATCTAAACTAGACAGAAAATTGTGGAACCTCGTTCTGCTTCTCGGTGAATCATATCTGTCTCTAGGGGAAGCTTACAAAGAAGATGGACAATTGCACCAAGCTTTGAATACTGTGGAGTTAGCTTGCTCGATTTATGGATCGATGCCCCAGAAGTTTGAGGAGACATTGTTTGTTTCCTCGATGAACAAGTCTCTTTCATTGCAGTCAAAATGGCAAGCAACAACGCAAGTGGaagatttagaagaaaaatcagGGCCATGTGACATCAGTGTCGGAGAACTTTCATCAACACGCCTCTTTTGGGCTAGAGTATGGATGTTGGTTGGCGACATATATGTTCAGTTCCACATTCTTAAAGGTCAGGAGCTCTCCAGAAGAACTAAGGAGACATCCACCAATCATTTAAAAATGCCGTCTGAAGTAGTTAAGGAAGTACAGCTGCTCAAGAAAAAGTTAACTGAGTATAGTCAAAATTGTGCCTCGTGTTCATTAGTAAATTGCAGCTGTAAGAGTGATAGAGCTAGCAGTGGAAGCAGCGCAAGTAGCAGCAATGGAAGTAGTGCTCGTACTGTGCCTCATAGCAGGAAGCACAATAGAAAATTACAGTCCAAGAATGTCGCCAGCAGGCTCTCACGAAATGTTGAAGATGAACGTGTTAATTTCAAAGTTGAGAACACGAGCCATAAAGAAGAAAGTACATCCAAGGGAAGAAAGGAAGCATTTCCTCTGGAGCAGAATGAATTCAACTCGAAAGGATCCCCAGGAGCAAAAAAGGGCGGAATCTTTAAATATCTTAAGGTGTCTAAGGCTGATGATGCAGAAAGCAATCTGTTGGCTGCCTTAAATTGTTATGAGGAAACTCGAAGAGCATTACAGGAGCTTCCAAGCGGCTGTAATGAGTTGCAGTCTGTTCTTAGAAAGAAAGGATGGGTATGTAATGAACTTGGTCGGAACCGTCTCGGGAGCAAAGAGCTCAACAAAGCTGAAGACGTTTTCGCTGATGCTATAGTGGCATTCAAGGAAGTCTGCGATCATACAAATGTTATACTAATTAACTGCAATTTGGGTCACGGACGACGAGCTCTGGCTGAAGAAATGGTTCCAAAGACGGAAGCTCTCAAACTGCATCCTGCTTTTAAAAATGCTTACCAACAAGCTCTGGGGACTGCAAAACTAGAATACAGCAAGTCACTTAGGTATTACATGGCAGCAAAGACAGAACTCGATGTTGCCACCAAAGAGGCTAGTTCGGTTCCAGACAATCTGAAAGTTGAAGTCTATACACAGCTTGCCCATACATATCTCAGATTTGGTATGCTTCTAGCAAACGAAGATACAACTCCTGCAGATCGCGAACAGAAGATCATCCTAGAAAACACTCATGATGCTTCTTCTGATGGAAAATCCAGCGACTTGAGAAAACATGACGTATTATCAGCCAGCGATGCTATAAGAGAGGCATTGGCAGTATATGAATCTCTCGGGGAAATTCGCAAACAAGAAGCCGCATACGCTTACCTTCAGTTAGCACGGTATCATAAAAGTTGCTGCTTGAGGTTTTTGGAGACAGAGCGTCAAGGAAGTTCTCCTAAACCCGAGACTAATGTCATCCAGAGAGCCAAACAGTATGCTTTGTTGGCAGATAGAAATTGGCAGAAATCAATGGACTTTTATGGCCCCGAGAATCATCCTTCCATGTTTCTTACGATCCTGATAGAGAGATCGGCTCTTTCCTTCAGCATTTCAAACTTCTGGCAGTTAAACGCTGTAAGTGCTCAATTCCTTCTagctgtatttgttttttttttaaatttgatttcggGCATATAGATTCTTAACTTATCTTGTTTTTGCCTAAGATGCTTGAGTCAGCTTTGTCTCGCTTGCTGGAAGGCCGTCACATCTCCAAAACATATGCAGAATCTTTAAGAACCGAGGACCCAGAGCTTTACACCAAATTCTGGGCCCAATTGCAAATGGTTCTAAAGCGTATGTTGGCCTTATCATTACCAGCAGGCAAGTCTCAGACTCGTGGAAGATCCGAAGACTCCAGAAAACTAAGAGAACTATATAAAGCATCACTTAAGTCAACAAACCTTGGTGAGTTGAACGCTATGCATGTCTTGTGGACATCATAATTTTAACTAGGTAAtgttctcttctctctgcttGTTTCTGAccaaattgataattttatttaatattaatgatgcttaatattttttaattattattatttttttctatatttcttagGCAGTCTCATACATGGGCAATGATGCGATTGCGAAACCATCATATTAGTATAAAATGGTATCAGAACTAAAGCTAGTTTTCTAAATAAGTGTGATAGTGTGAATCATAAAAGAATGGTATTGAATTTTAAATGTCTTggcaatattataaattttatatcataGACTATCTTCATAACTTCCACAATTATCTATTACTCTATCAAAAGCTCTAAgccaaaatttataaattctaactttttaaaaagaaattttaatttaattaattaaaaaataaaaaatgaaagggaGACGGAGTGCGACTGCGACGACGACTGAAAGCTAGGTTTGTACGGTGGTTATGATTGATGACGGGAGGTGGAGCGAGGGGTTCGAGTGGTTTCTGNAATGGTTCTAAAGCGTATGTTGGCCTTATCATTACCAGCAAGCAAGTCTCAGACTTGTGGAAGATCCGAAGACTCCAGAAAACTAAGAGAACTATATAAAGCATCACTTAAGTCAACAAACCTTGGTGAGTTGAACGCTATGCATGTCTTGTGGACATCATAATTTTAACTAGGTAAtgttctcttctctctgcttGTTTCTGAccaaattgataattttatttaatattaatgatgcttaatattttttaattattattatttttttctatatttcttagGCAGTCTCATACATGGGCAATGATGCGATTGCGAAACCATCATATTAGTATAAAATGGTATCAGAACTAAAGCTAGTTTTCTAAATAAGTGTGATAGTGTGAATCATAAAAGAATGGTATTGAATTTTAAATGTCTTggcaatattataaattttatatcataGACTATCTTCATAACTTCCACAATTATCTATTACTCTATCAAAAGCTCTAAgccaaaatttataaattctaactttttaaaaagaaattttaatttaattaattaaaaaataaaaaatgaaagggaGACGGAGTGCGACTGCGACGACGACTGAAAGCTAGGTTTGTACGGTGGTTATGATTGATGACGGGAGGTGGAGCGAGGGGTTCGAGTGGTTTCTGAGGGGCCATTGTGGTCGGGGACTGACCGGAAGTCTATCTTTGATTTTGAATGGGTTACCTTTTTTGTTGTGGTCTTTGGTGTATTGTGGTGGATCTGTCAGTTTGGTGGTGCTTGTGTGGTTCATTATGTCTCAGTCTTTGTTTATCAAGGGCAAGGCACCTCTGGTGCGTACGGAAACAGTCAAGATTTTTAACACGGTCTTGGCTCAACGGATTCAGCAATTCTCTCTCACCCTTATTGGGAGATTGATGAATCCATCGGTGCAAAGGGTGGAGTCCTTGGTGTCCACTTTACCGAAGATTTGGAAGCTTGAAGAAAGTGTTGTGGGAGTAGATCTTGGTCAAGACACCTTTCAATTCAACTTTGCAGAAGAGGCAGACCTGCAAGGTGTCTTACAGAATGGACCTTACCATTTTGATGGATGGATGATTTCTTTGGTTAAATGGGAGCTAATCATCTCTCCAATCTATCCTTCAGCCATTAATTTCTGGGTGAAAGTGGCTGGAATCCCAATGCATCTCTAGGAGATTGCTACGTTGGAGGCTATTGGGAAGAAGATAGGTACTATTCGTGAAATTGATGAAGATTCTGGGAGTATTTGTGTTACATTAATGGTTTTAACCCTCTTCTTTTCAAGATGGTTGTGCCCTTTGAGTCTGGGGATGAAATTATAGTATCCCTTGAGTATGAGAAGTTGTTGGGTCTATGTGACAATTGCTTTCGACTCACACACGATATGAGAAGTTGCCCAGAGTTAAACAAGACTGTTGGGGCTCAGGGATTTGATAACCAAGCAGATAAGAGAGGAGTTCAACGACAACATGGGATGGTTAAACAAGGGGTGTATCATAATGAAAGTGGATGGGAGAAGCCTAGGAAATATGCAAATAGAGCTCTTGATTTTCAATCATATGAGGCGAATGCTGTGGCTGGTAGTTCCGGTTCTAATCAACAGAATCGTCATCAGGGATCGGGTTGGGATCCAAAGAGGCTGTATGGTTCTGTGGAGGGTGGAAATACGGGTGCAAAGCGTGGAGGACATGCGTTTTCTTTCGAGTATACAAGCCAGACTCCTCCTTTTCATCTAAACAGGAAAGGGTTCGGGTCGGTATGGCCAAAGCCTCTTTACAAAGCAAAACAAGTTCCTAAGGATAAGACGGTGGAGGAGTCACTTGGGGTTGGTTCTGTTGTTTCGGTTCTTGATGAGTCTCGGTCTGATGCAGAGATGGTGGTGTCCCCTCAACACAAGGTTGATAAGGATTTAGCGGTATCAGATTTTGAGGAAGCTACTGATGACCTTCTTGAAGATGGTAGTCTTCAAGTGGAAGGTCACGCTGCAGTGGAGCAGAATACGGTACCGTTGGTGAAAGGTTTGGGTATGTCTGATTCAACTGTGGTGGATATGCAAGATATTTCTTTATCCTCTATACCGAATGCGTTGGATGTGAGTGTTGTAAGTTCTGCTTTGAGTAATGTTGAGTTAGGTTCAAATGTTGGAGATCGGTTGAGCCTTCCTAGCTCCCGGGTTAAGAAAGTGGTTAAAAAACCTGTATTATCCCTGGCATCTCCTGGAAAACGTTTGCTTGCTAAAGCTCTATCTAAACCTGCAGGTGATGTTCACAAACAAAAAGTGATGGGAAAACAGGGGACCAAGTTCACGGTTGACAAACCTCCGGGCGGGGGACAACCAGTTAAGAAAGGGATGGTGGCTCTCCCGAAACTACCGGCTCAAACGTGAAGGTcttgagttggaactgtcagggcatcgGGGCGGACCTGACAGAGGAGTACTTGGGAGATTTGTGGAAAAAGCATCATCcagatattatatttttatcagaaacaaaaaaatgtatttcttatttaaaaaagtttcagaaTAAGTTTGGTTATGATAAGTTGTTTACTGTTGAACCCTGTGGGTCTCATGACGGTTTAGCTCTTTTTTATAAGGATGAAAtaaatctttctattttatatgaCTGTGATCGGTTAATTGATGTTCAAGCTTTTTCTGGGCAACAAATGATTTTTCTGCCTTTTGTTTATGGGGATCCCATCCCTCACCATAGACATAAGGTTTGGGATAAGTTAATTGATATTGGTTCGTTTCGGATTGATCCATGGTTTATGATAGGGGATTTTAATGAACTTACTGGGAACCATGAGAAAACAGGCGGGGCATTAAGATCAATATCTTCTTTTGTACCATTTAATTCTATGATCCGACATTGCGGTATGTTAGAATTCCCCTGCTATGGTGAGCAACTGTCTTGGCGAGGTAATAGACGGAATAATCAGATAGTCTGTTGTCGTTTAGACCGGGCGCTAGCTAATGAGGATTGGCATTGTCTCTTTCCCCATTCAAAGGTCGATTATTTAGAGATGATTGGCTCTGATCACTGTCCTATCCTCGCCACTTGTTTGAAAACGGATTTTCGGCGACATCGACAGTTTCGTTTTGATAAGTGTTGGCTAGGTAAGGATGGTTTATCTGGAGCGGTGGAGTCTGGGTGGAACCGTACAAAAAATTTTCGGACACCGGTATTTGTGGACAAGTTAAAGAACTGTCGTAATTCAATTTCTTGGTGGCGGAAGAACAATGTTTCTCATGGGCCGACCATTATTTCATCCTTGAAGGCGGCTTTGTAGGAGGCAAAGATGGACGACTCGATTTTGCAGGACGAAATTCGGAGTATAGAAAGGAAGCTGAAGGAGGCCTACCAGGATGAGGTGTTATATTGGCAGCAGAAAAGCAGGAAGTTCTGGTTACAAGTTGgggataaaaatacaaagtttttccATGCTTCCACGAAACAGCGACGAGCAAGAAATAGGATTGTTGGCTTATTTGGTCCAAATGATGTATGGACTGAGTCGATTTCGGGTATGGAGGATATTGCATCAACATATTTTACGGATCTTTTTAAAAGATCTAATGTGAGGGAAGTCTCATAAATGCTCCAAGAAGTCCCTACCCTGATTACATATTATATGAACAGGACCTTAACGAGGGAGATTACGGAATCAGAGGTTCACAAAGCTTTGTTTGCTATGCACCCCGAGAAATATCCGGGTCCCGATGGGATGacagctttgttctttcaacgTTTCTGGTCCGCTCTAAAAGGAGATTTGGTTGCTTTGGTCAAGAATTTCTTTCGAACGGATCATTTTGATCCTCGtttaaatgaaacaaacatttGTCTAATTCCTAAAAATGAAAGACCTCAACGGATGACGGAATTTAGACCGATTAGCCTTTGTAATGTGAGTTATAAGATTATCTCGAAGGTCCTGTGTTTTTGGCTTAAGCGGTTTCTCCCTTTACTGGTTTCGGAAACCCAACCGGCGTTCGTTTCGGGTCGGCTAATTACAGATAATATCTTTGTTGCTCAGGAGATTTTTCATGGTTTAAATACAAATCCTCGGTGTAAATCCGACTTTCTGGCATTTAAGACGGATATGAGCAAGACTTATGACGTCGAATGGGATTTCTTAGAAGCGGTTATGGTCAAGATGGGATTTGATAGGAAATGGATCTAttggatcatgtggtgtgtaTCTTCGGTCTCCTATCAAGTCCTTCTTAATGGACAGCCTCGGGGCTTAATTAAGCCCCATAGGGGTTTACGTTagggggatcctttatctccttatttGTTCATAATATGTATGGAGGTTTTAATTGCCAATATTTAAAACGCTGAAAGAGAGAGTAGAATTACGGGCATCAAGTTAGCCCGGGACTGCCCCACAATTTCACATTtattgtttgctgatgatagtttGTTTTTCTGTAAAGCAGAGGCGGCAAAATGTACTACGGTTATGGAAATTATAAGGAATTACGGGGAAGCTTCAGGTCAAGAGGTGAATCTGGAGAAATCCTCCATTATGTTTGGGAAAAAAGTTTCACCTGAAAGCAGGACTCAATTAAAATCTGTAATGGGTATTTCCAAAGAAGGGGGTATGGGCTCAtatttgggtattcctgagAATCTTCAGGGTTCgagaactaaggtttttagtTATGTCAATGATCGTTTGGATGATCGCGTGAATGGCTGGTCTGCAAAGTACTTATCGAAAGGTGGAAAGAAAGTTATGATTAAGTCGGTCGCGTTGGCTCTTCCAACTCATGTCATGTCTTGTTATAAACTACCGCATGAGTTGACGTCTAAGCTTACGAGTGCAATTTCACGGTTCTAGTGGAAATCTAACAATAAAGCAAGAGGATTGCATTGGGTAGCCTGGGATAAGGTGTGTAAGGACAAGGATGACAGCAGGTTGGGCTTTCGTACATTagaacaatttaatgatgcaatgTTGGCTAAACAAtattggcggttaattcatTACCCGGAATCCCTAATGGCTCGGGTCATGCGAGGTAGATACTTTCGGAATAAACACCCTTTACACGCTAAGAAGCCGTATTCCCCCTCGTTTGCTTGGAGGAGTATTTATTCTACTCAAGGCTTGGTGAAATTTGGTGCAAGGTGGGCGATAGGCTCAAGATGTCATGTTTCGGTATGGCGGGATCCCTGCATACTGGATAATCAGCCAAGACCGGCTAATGGCAGAAGTCGCCTGTTACATCCCAATTTAAgggttaatcatttaattaatcctaTTACTAAGGAGTGGCATATGCCAATTCTTGAGGAGTTTATGGACCCGACAGACATTCAGATTATTCAAGCTTTGGAGATCAGTAAAGTTTACAAACCGGATAAATTGATTTGACACTATACTAAATCAGGGAAATATTCGGTAAAGTCGGGTTATCGGCTAGCACGTGAATTAATCACAGAGGTTGAATTTGGGCCGTCTTGTACGACCCTTAGGGCACAGGCTTGGAAACTGGAGGTTCCCTCGaaggttcaacattttttctggcagattgccTCTAATTCCCTTCCAGTGATGGAACGACTTGCTCATCGGGGTGTTCGGTGTGATACCCTATGTAAACGATGTGATTCGGAGGTGGAGGCTATCAATCACGCACTATTTGAGTGTTCTCATTCTCGTCGGATCTGGGATTTATCTTCCGTTGACTTTACTTTCGGGGATTTTCCTTCTGGTTCCATATACACGAAtctagattatatattttggcgGGTGTCTTGACAGGCGGGCGCTCCGAGTATACGTCTTCGTCTACCATTGTctggtcaatttggaaagataggaataaaaaagtttttcagggctGTGATGCAGAACCAAGCGAGGTTATTAATCAGGTGGACAATGATAAATTGTTATGGGAAGAGGCTAAGTCCTTCTATTCGATTGCCCTAGATCCTCTGCCTACGGAGTCTCGGGATCCTCTTCCCCTttgtcaggttgatggttcttggaaggtGTCAGATCCTCTTGTAGGTTTGGGCTGGTGGTTTTGTAATAGTGAGGATATCACGCAATTtctgggagcacggagtcaacGTCGTAGTCCTTCCCCTCTACATTCGGAGATTCAggctttgatttgggcgatggaCTCTTTATTGTCGGTGGGGGTTGACAGTCAGAATTTCGAGATAGATAGCGCGGAattagtggcgatggtgcagtctCCTGATGAATGGCCCGCTTTCTCCAACCTCTTGGACGATTTCAACGTTCTCCGATCATCCTTCCCATCCTTCCAGCTGTCGTGGATCCCACGGACGTCAAACATACGGGCAGATTGTCTGGCTCGTTCTTCTAGATCTTTATCTTATGagacttcttttgtaaacttgggcaaccaatcttggagctATTTTCTAGTTTAAcgttaggttgaaaaaaaaaaaaaattataaatttatcgATTAAATGATTGTTCATAGATTTCTTACCGATTAAATGGCCTAGAATCAACAGTAAAACCTCTCTAAATTAATAATGTCCGgattcgataaattaataattataaatttatccttaaattaatattttattaatttatcgataaattattattttattaatttatgatgaaattttttcatttttataattttgaaaatttttttgttataaaataaaatttttttgttagtattcacattttcttaatttataattttggctgATTGATGCTAATAGTTACTAAATTATCcagataaaaatgataaatgttagaaacttagagtttagaagaaattattGGTACTATCCTTCATAGTAATTACTATGAAGTCGAAGAAGATATTGCGgtacttttaaaatcaattacatgtaaaaaataattatcgcATTTGAGACTCTATTATTTTTGGATGAGATTTGAGAATACAACATCCAAAGTTTTGATGCATTGAAAAAAGTTAGAGATTTGTTCGAACTAGAAtgtagattaaaaaatagaCATACAACAATAAAGAcatatttcactaaaattttttaagatatatatatatatatatatatatatatgttgacaaaaaaatatatatatagtttatatcattattaatttatgatattgaagGATCATATTTTTACACAgatattctaaaaaaattattattttataattttatcaaaatgtgttattttttataccGGTTTCGgactaaaaattttattaatttataacaaatttaatttaaagagtattcattaaaaaaattattatatatattattgtcgTATTCCAAGAATGTGAGATGTAATAAATGAGTTTCCAAAACCTTTCAGTCTCTTTGTTAACGAagtttataaaacataattttacattcCTGAAATGCCACCATTCAACTC
Coding sequences within:
- the LOC104742068 gene encoding uncharacterized protein LOC104742068 isoform X2, with amino-acid sequence MKQSAAPQPPSMPLPYLPSSVQASRDDLQCIGTMEIVRPKPVGFLCGTIPVLADNSYPAFTSALLPPQETVVTAPRYQMLPMETDLNRPPLLTDFPDNVLPLAAVKSRITGDISKEANVIASNLSKKCEALAVSGLVEYGDEIDVIAPVDILKQIFKIPYSKARVSIAVQRVGQTLVLNPGPDVEEGENLIRRHNNQPTCTKNVDESLFLNFAMHSVRMEACDIPPTHRPHTEKYSSSSALPAGENSHGLQQNCDSAPDDRLDNPAGGSKQSKRDGFICQTKKSKENKAREPVKKNTQISEKIKPSGDSDKHRRGGSNEFLRVLFWQFHNFRMLLGSDLLLFSNEKYLAVSLHLWDVSQKVTPLTWLEAWLDNVMASVPELAICYHENGIVQGYELLKTDDIFLLKGISEDGTPAFNPHVVQQNGLTVLRFLQSNCKEDPGAYWLYKSAGEDVLQLFDLSIISKNHSSVHNDNASSLPSLIHTGRSDSMFSLGNLLYRVGHRLSLSVVPNDRNKCARFLRQCLNCLDGPDHMVVRAYAHEQFARLILNNDEEFDLTFESNSVQREVKITDLEEESLDPVTIVDRANEALIFSEDKFTEDCSVSTIAPLISVTPKLETNVSPCNELVHSDTPDSHDTESSAVHTSSDTNFDCGPACQTATIPISSKVVAVNHVSQAIKSLRWTRQLQSSEQEEAFLDMLPDFSKCACGDPDCIEVCDIRKWLPTSKLDRKLWNLVLLLGESYLSLGEAYKEDGQLHQALNTVELACSIYGSMPQKFEETLFVSSMNKSLSLQSKWQATTQVEDLEEKSGPCDISVGELSSTRLFWARVWMLVGDIYVQFHILKGQELSRRTKETSTNHLKMPSEVVKEVQLLKKKLTEYSQNCASCSLVNCSCKSDRASSGSSASSSNGSSARTVPHSRKHNRKLQSKNVASRLSRNVEDERVNFKVENTSHKEESTSKGRKEAFPLEQNEFNSKGSPGAKKGGIFKYLKVSKADDAESNLLAALNCYEETRRALQELPSGCNELQSVLRKKGWVCNELGRNRLGSKELNKAEDVFADAIVAFKEVCDHTNVILINCNLGHGRRALAEEMVPKTEALKLHPAFKNAYQQALGTAKLEYSKSLRYYMAAKTELDVATKEASSVPDNLKVEVYTQLAHTYLRFGMLLANEDTTPADREQKIILENTHDASSDGKSSDLRKHDVLSASDAIREALAVYESLGEIRKQEAAYAYLQLARYHKSCCLRFLETERQGSSPKPETNVIQRAKQYALLADRNWQKSMDFYGPENHPSMFLTILIERSALSFSISNFWQLNAMLESALSRLLEGRHISKTYAESLRTEDPELYTKFWAQLQMVLKRMLALSLPASKSQTCGRSEDSRKLRELYKASLKSTNLGELNAMHVLWTS
- the LOC104742068 gene encoding uncharacterized protein LOC104742068 isoform X1 yields the protein MKQSAAPQPPSMPLPYLPSSVQASRDDLQCIGTMEIVRPKPVGFLCGTIPVLADNSYPAFTSALLPPQETVVTAPRYQMLPMETDLNRPPLLTDFPDNVLPLAAVKSRITGDISKEANVIASNLSKKCEALAVSGLVEYGDEIDVIAPVDILKQIFKIPYSKARVSIAVQRVGQTLVLNPGPDVEEGENLIRRHNNQPTCTKNVDESLFLNFAMHSVRMEACDIPPTHRPHTEKYSSSSALPAGENSHGLQQNCDSAPDDRLDNPAGGSKQSKRDGFICQTKKSKENKAREPVKKNTQISEKIKPSGDSDKHRRGGSNEFLRVLFWQFHNFRMLLGSDLLLFSNEKYLAVSLHLWDVSQKVTPLTWLEAWLDNVMASVPELAICYHENGIVQGYELLKTDDIFLLKGISEDGTPAFNPHVVQQNGLTVLRFLQSNCKEDPGAYWLYKSAGEDVLQLFDLSIISKNHSSVHNDNASSLPSLIHTGRSDSMFSLGNLLYRVGHRLSLSVVPNDRNKCARFLRQCLNCLDGPDHMVVRAYAHEQFARLILNNDEEFDLTFESNSVQREVKITDLEEESLDPVTIVDRANEALIFSEDKFTEDCSVSTIAPLISVTPKLETNVSPCNELVHSDTPDSHDTESSAVHTSSDTNFDCGPACQTATIPISSKVVAVNHVSQAIKSLRWTRQLQSSEQEEAFLDMLPDFSKCACGDPDCIEVCDIRKWLPTSKLDRKLWNLVLLLGESYLSLGEAYKEDGQLHQALNTVELACSIYGSMPQKFEETLFVSSMNKSLSLQSKWQATTQVEDLEEKSGPCDISVGELSSTRLFWARVWMLVGDIYVQFHILKGQELSRRTKETSTNHLKMPSEVVKEVQLLKKKLTEYSQNCASCSLVNCSCKSDRASSGSSASSSNGSSARTVPHSRKHNRKLQSKNVASRLSRNVEDERVNFKVENTSHKEESTSKGRKEAFPLEQNEFNSKGSPGAKKGGIFKYLKVSKADDAESNLLAALNCYEETRRALQELPSGCNELQSVLRKKGWVCNELGRNRLGSKELNKAEDVFADAIVAFKEVCDHTNVILINCNLGHGRRALAEEMVPKTEALKLHPAFKNAYQQALGTAKLEYSKSLRYYMAAKTELDVATKEASSVPDNLKVEVYTQLAHTYLRFGMLLANEDTTPADREQKIILENTHDASSDGKSSDLRKHDVLSASDAIREALAVYESLGEIRKQEAAYAYLQLARYHKSCCLRFLETERQGSSPKPETNVIQRAKQYALLADRNWQKSMDFYGPENHPSMFLTILIERSALSFSISNFWQLNAMLESALSRLLEGRHISKTYAESLRTEDPELYTKFWAQLQMVLKRMLALSLPAGKSQTRGRSEDSRKLRELYKASLKSTNLGELNAMHVLWTS